Proteins from one Roseofilum reptotaenium CS-1145 genomic window:
- a CDS encoding bifunctional 4-hydroxy-2-oxoglutarate aldolase/2-dehydro-3-deoxy-phosphogluconate aldolase: protein MYKQRWLDLLHHYRAIAVIRSPDLKLGMQLAHAVAQGGMGLIEITWNSDRPADLIALLRQQLPHCTIGAGTVLTSDQMQDAIACGAEFLFSPHTHPPLIEQAIKAHIPIIPGALTPTEIVSAWQAGASSVKVFPIQALGGSHYLKSLQGPLGHIPLIPTGGVTPNNALDLIKAGAIGVGLSTQLFPPSLVKAQNWQAISENSHRLLAQLRMDDR from the coding sequence ATGTACAAGCAACGGTGGTTAGACTTACTGCATCATTATCGGGCGATCGCCGTCATCCGTTCTCCCGATCTGAAATTGGGGATGCAACTTGCCCATGCAGTCGCGCAGGGAGGAATGGGTTTAATTGAAATTACCTGGAATAGCGATCGCCCCGCCGATCTGATCGCCTTACTGCGTCAACAGTTACCCCACTGTACCATCGGCGCAGGAACCGTACTCACCAGCGATCAGATGCAAGACGCGATCGCCTGCGGTGCAGAGTTTTTATTTTCACCCCATACCCATCCCCCACTCATTGAACAGGCGATAAAAGCCCATATTCCCATCATTCCCGGCGCTCTTACCCCCACCGAAATTGTTAGCGCTTGGCAAGCAGGAGCCAGTAGTGTCAAAGTCTTTCCCATTCAAGCTCTTGGTGGTAGCCACTATCTTAAAAGTTTACAAGGCCCTTTAGGTCATATTCCCCTCATTCCCACAGGAGGTGTTACTCCAAACAATGCCCTAGATTTAATTAAAGCCGGGGCGATCGGCGTTGGGTTATCCACCCAACTTTTTCCTCCATCTTTAGTCAAAGCACAAAATTGGCAAGCAATTTCCGAAAACAGCCACCGACTCCTAGCACAATTACGCATGGATGATCGATAG
- the gmk gene encoding guanylate kinase, with translation MIQTVGTGKLVVITGPSGVGKGTLVRSLLERHPDIYLSVSMTTRSPRPGEVNGKDYFFVTPEQFQDLIAAEQLLEWAQFAGNYYGTPRQQVEEKIKQGILVLLEIELEGARQIRASFPQALRLFILPPSMSELERRLRDRQSESPEAITRRLNRAIIEIAAADEFDVQIVNDDFDRALAEVELVLFPDLPELSLQS, from the coding sequence ATGATACAAACGGTTGGGACAGGAAAATTAGTGGTTATTACGGGCCCAAGTGGGGTGGGTAAAGGGACGTTAGTGCGATCGCTGCTCGAGCGTCATCCAGATATTTATTTGTCAGTCTCAATGACTACTCGTTCTCCTCGCCCTGGAGAAGTGAACGGTAAAGATTATTTTTTTGTCACTCCAGAACAGTTTCAGGATTTAATCGCTGCGGAGCAACTGTTGGAATGGGCCCAATTTGCTGGTAATTATTATGGCACGCCTCGCCAACAGGTCGAGGAAAAAATCAAGCAAGGAATACTGGTATTATTAGAGATTGAGTTAGAAGGCGCTCGGCAGATTCGCGCCTCCTTTCCCCAAGCTCTGAGACTCTTTATTTTGCCCCCATCGATGTCCGAGTTAGAGCGCAGATTACGCGATCGGCAAAGTGAGTCTCCAGAGGCAATTACCCGCCGTCTCAACCGTGCCATCATCGAAATTGCTGCCGCAGACGAGTTTGATGTCCAAATTGTCAATGATGACTTTGATCGAGCCTTAGCAGAAGTAGAGTTGGTCTTATTTCCTGATCTACCTGAGTTGAGCCTACAATCTTAA
- a CDS encoding PAS domain-containing sensor histidine kinase has protein sequence MIPNLSHCLRSLTPLKPFWGLVNPPGCEGLSHYQQWQQRFMKVRLQLALWIALGFIFSVITLNGMRFWRLEEPLWDYQLGTQVAIALSLLTSLRLLPLASTHRHLNVLFLLFSWSLTLFPLVSNTVNPASEIDFSGLIITFFTQATLISVRWRLHLFAQGVMVGFYALFYSMEHEASFFSVLDSSLQVPMVLILFWVCLICDFSVYLYERLQQSEFKSRRQLEMAYQDLEKAERQYRSIFENAIEGIFQSSPEGQYLSVNPSLAHIYGYDSPEELTNLTDISQMYVDPHRRQEFMELIREQGQVIGFESQIYRRDRQIIWICENARVITNHRGEIIAYEGTVEDITRRKSMEEDMRKNWEREKELNQLKSRFIAMASHEFRTPLTRILASAEALEHYQSQWDSSKQLKYLQRIQITVNHLNCLLNNILIMGRSDSDKLPINPHKVDLYQLCQNLIEETSSCLTPKHHLKFLTDGTPEPLEVYLDESLLRQILENLLSNAIKYSPHGGEIKLRIEYNTDKVCFQIQDSGIGIPEEDLGYLFQSFHRGHNVGNLPGTGLGLAIVKKAVDLQQGEITVESSPDQGSLFSVTLPLYH, from the coding sequence ATGATTCCAAACTTATCCCATTGCTTACGTTCTTTAACCCCATTGAAACCCTTCTGGGGGCTAGTCAATCCTCCAGGTTGTGAAGGTTTAAGTCATTATCAGCAATGGCAACAGCGGTTTATGAAAGTGCGCTTGCAGTTGGCGCTATGGATTGCATTAGGGTTCATCTTTAGTGTGATTACCCTCAATGGGATGCGGTTTTGGCGACTGGAGGAACCCTTATGGGATTACCAGCTAGGGACTCAAGTGGCGATCGCCCTAAGCCTGTTGACCAGTCTGCGTCTGCTTCCCTTAGCGTCCACCCATCGTCATCTGAATGTCTTATTTCTACTATTTTCCTGGTCTCTTACCCTATTCCCCCTCGTCTCCAATACCGTAAATCCAGCCTCTGAAATCGACTTTTCCGGGTTAATTATTACCTTTTTTACCCAAGCAACCTTGATTTCGGTGCGTTGGCGGCTCCATTTATTCGCTCAAGGGGTAATGGTAGGATTTTATGCTCTGTTCTACTCTATGGAGCATGAGGCTTCTTTTTTCTCCGTGTTAGATTCCTCCTTGCAAGTCCCTATGGTCTTAATCCTGTTTTGGGTGTGCTTGATTTGCGATTTTTCCGTGTATCTCTATGAACGGCTGCAACAGTCCGAATTTAAGAGTCGTCGCCAACTGGAAATGGCTTATCAAGATTTGGAGAAAGCCGAGCGCCAATATCGCAGTATTTTCGAGAACGCGATCGAAGGGATTTTCCAATCGTCTCCAGAGGGACAGTATTTAAGTGTTAATCCGAGTTTAGCCCATATTTATGGTTATGATTCTCCAGAGGAATTGACCAATCTGACGGATATTAGCCAAATGTACGTCGATCCCCATCGCCGTCAAGAGTTCATGGAACTGATTCGCGAGCAAGGTCAAGTGATCGGCTTTGAATCCCAGATTTATCGGCGCGATCGCCAGATCATTTGGATTTGTGAAAATGCCAGAGTCATTACTAATCATCGGGGGGAAATTATTGCCTATGAAGGCACAGTAGAAGACATTACTCGGCGCAAAAGCATGGAAGAAGATATGAGAAAAAATTGGGAACGAGAAAAAGAGTTAAATCAGTTAAAATCTCGGTTTATTGCCATGGCTTCCCATGAATTTCGCACGCCGTTAACCCGGATTTTGGCTTCTGCTGAAGCCTTGGAGCATTACCAAAGCCAGTGGGACTCATCTAAACAACTTAAATATTTGCAACGAATTCAAATCACCGTTAATCACTTGAATTGTTTGTTGAATAATATTTTGATCATGGGGAGGTCAGACTCGGACAAACTTCCGATCAATCCTCATAAAGTTGATTTATATCAGTTGTGTCAAAATTTGATAGAAGAAACAAGCAGTTGTTTAACTCCAAAACACCATTTGAAATTCTTGACTGACGGAACCCCTGAACCGTTGGAAGTCTATCTGGATGAAAGCTTATTAAGACAGATTTTAGAAAACTTACTTTCTAATGCCATTAAATATTCTCCCCATGGAGGTGAAATCAAGTTGAGGATAGAGTATAATACCGACAAAGTTTGTTTTCAAATTCAAGATAGTGGCATTGGCATACCGGAAGAAGACCTTGGATATTTATTTCAATCCTTTCATCGCGGTCACAATGTAGGCAACTTACCCGGTACAGGGTTAGGTTTGGCCATTGTCAAAAAAGCGGTGGATTTACAGCAGGGTGAGATTACGGTAGAAAGCTCACCAGACCAAGGAAGTCTGTTTTCAGTAACCCTGCCATTATATCATTAA
- a CDS encoding ATP-binding protein yields MDDLILNVKDAHLRIDREGFIKLLEELLDNAFKFSEPGTEITVFGEIEGEFYHLAIRDRGRGMSAEQIANFGAYQQFDRKIYEQQGSGLGLSIVKELVNLYDGKFTIESSLNKGTTIHVLLPTLPQAEES; encoded by the coding sequence ATGGATGATTTGATATTAAACGTAAAAGACGCTCATCTGCGGATAGATCGGGAAGGTTTTATTAAACTCTTGGAAGAATTGCTGGATAATGCTTTTAAGTTTTCAGAGCCGGGCACTGAGATTACAGTTTTTGGTGAAATAGAGGGGGAATTTTATCATTTAGCGATTCGCGATCGCGGACGGGGAATGAGTGCAGAACAGATCGCTAATTTCGGTGCTTACCAGCAATTCGATCGGAAAATCTATGAACAACAAGGTTCAGGATTAGGCTTATCGATTGTTAAGGAATTGGTGAATTTATATGACGGAAAATTTACGATTGAGAGTTCTCTCAACAAAGGAACAACCATCCATGTTCTTTTACCCACCCTACCGCAAGCAGAGGAATCTTGA
- a CDS encoding DUF4149 domain-containing protein, whose product MGTLSGTNGKNLNWQQILLGALGFWLSATLIIDLVIMPGLYTAGMMTQPGFASAGYSIFWIFNRVETLCAALTLTGLLVLENQHQLSDAKRHTALILSVILLAIALVDTYGLTPQMSAMGLNLTFFETVRSVSSEMMPMQMGYWVLELLKVVGCGIILQLCSPWSTANN is encoded by the coding sequence ATGGGAACTCTATCTGGAACAAATGGGAAAAACCTCAATTGGCAACAAATCCTCCTAGGCGCTCTAGGATTCTGGTTGAGTGCAACCCTCATTATTGATCTGGTAATTATGCCAGGTTTATATACGGCTGGAATGATGACTCAACCGGGATTTGCCTCGGCTGGTTATTCTATTTTTTGGATTTTTAACCGTGTAGAAACTCTCTGTGCCGCTTTAACCTTAACCGGCTTACTCGTTTTAGAAAATCAACATCAACTCTCAGACGCAAAACGCCATACTGCCCTTATCTTATCCGTTATTTTATTGGCGATCGCTTTAGTAGACACCTATGGCTTAACTCCTCAAATGAGCGCCATGGGACTCAACTTAACCTTCTTTGAAACCGTGCGCTCGGTTTCCTCAGAAATGATGCCCATGCAAATGGGATATTGGGTCTTAGAACTGTTAAAAGTAGTCGGTTGTGGCATCATTCTCCAACTCTGTAGCCCTTGGAGTACTGCTAACAACTAA
- a CDS encoding L,D-transpeptidase — protein MKAIIPILTLIILGAHGIQPIPTFAQNPTLEEQTQTLKNSSQRWIEVNVATQRLTAWEGSIPIYSVIISTGKAYHETPRGSFAIQSKHELARMRGDGYDLPDVPYTMYYSGHYAIHGAYWHNQFGIPVSHGCVNVAVDHAQWLFNWTTLGTPVIVK, from the coding sequence ATGAAAGCTATTATTCCTATCCTCACCCTCATTATTCTTGGAGCGCATGGTATTCAACCTATCCCCACCTTCGCCCAAAACCCCACCCTAGAAGAACAGACTCAAACCCTCAAAAACTCCAGCCAACGCTGGATCGAGGTTAACGTTGCCACCCAACGACTCACGGCTTGGGAAGGCTCCATTCCCATCTACAGCGTCATTATCTCCACCGGTAAAGCCTACCATGAAACACCTAGGGGCAGCTTTGCCATCCAATCCAAACATGAACTAGCACGAATGCGAGGAGATGGTTACGATTTACCCGACGTTCCCTATACTATGTACTATTCCGGTCATTATGCCATCCATGGCGCGTACTGGCATAATCAATTTGGTATACCCGTCAGCCATGGTTGTGTGAATGTCGCTGTCGATCATGCCCAATGGCTCTTTAACTGGACAACCTTGGGAACCCCCGTAATTGTTAAGTAA
- a CDS encoding response regulator transcription factor: MKKILVIEDDPDVRDIILDVLEAERYWAIGAEHGREGVDLAIAHLPDLIICDVMMPELDGYGVLKELQNQPQTATIPFIFLTAKSTKFDQRQGMELGADDYITKPFMRTELLSAITTRLKKQEVQTEKAEIKLDELRHSISLSLPHELRTPLNGILVSSEFLQHDFENLDHQEILELLENINVSAKRLHRLIINFCFILICS; the protein is encoded by the coding sequence ATGAAAAAAATACTGGTTATTGAAGATGATCCAGATGTTCGGGATATTATATTGGATGTGTTAGAAGCAGAGCGCTATTGGGCCATTGGTGCAGAACATGGACGTGAGGGAGTTGACTTAGCGATCGCCCATCTTCCAGACTTAATTATTTGTGATGTTATGATGCCAGAATTGGATGGCTATGGCGTTTTAAAAGAACTCCAAAATCAACCTCAAACGGCAACAATTCCTTTTATTTTTTTGACGGCGAAATCCACTAAATTTGATCAACGCCAAGGGATGGAGTTGGGAGCAGATGATTATATTACCAAACCGTTTATGCGGACTGAGTTGTTAAGTGCTATTACAACTCGGTTAAAAAAACAAGAGGTTCAAACCGAAAAAGCCGAAATCAAACTAGATGAACTGCGCCATAGTATCTCCCTCTCTTTACCCCATGAACTCCGCACTCCCTTAAACGGGATTTTGGTTTCTTCAGAATTCTTACAGCACGATTTTGAGAATTTAGATCATCAAGAAATTTTAGAGCTTTTGGAAAACATTAATGTTTCAGCAAAACGGCTCCATAGATTAATTATAAATTTTTGTTTTATACTGATTTGCAGTTAA
- a CDS encoding YncE family protein, whose protein sequence is MVLLTYAPSRVGKSSTQTLAKHPGVSPKLKPADRVPRKVRRRYRRLWRFKSFCLGISLPASILGTYLFATEILIQDGEVPQSLYEWEIAASEPTPEPQATPDRWQDVENTVNQATSLTSTARTKAQWREVKSYWQQAIATLDTLPPDHPQFTQIPSLKADYQQQLDTVQQTLWADSTPMTLNHVIRGNLSPKSIVHSGNGLFFAQNMMYSHTVTVYDREYNLVGTISDRVDLEAFGHTEYSGLFQGSPVEAAFSHNGQYAWVSNYQMYGPGFNRPGDDVCHPDANFDPSTLYRINTETLQIENVIWVGSVPKYVATTPNNRLVLVSNWCSWDLSIIDTQQNQEIKRIPLDAYPRGIEVDAQSQFAYVAIMGSDDIAKVNLNDYSVQWFNQVGVTPRHLNLDPLESYLYVSFNLDNEVGKLDLKTGEIVSKVSTGSAPRSMVLSDDGQFLYVVNYNSDTLSKIRTQDMKVLQTVSTEAAPIGVTYDPETHQVWVACYTGSLMIFQD, encoded by the coding sequence ATGGTATTACTAACCTACGCTCCCTCTAGAGTGGGCAAATCTTCAACCCAAACTTTAGCTAAACATCCCGGTGTTAGCCCAAAACTTAAGCCTGCTGACAGGGTTCCTCGCAAGGTACGCAGACGATACAGACGACTGTGGCGCTTCAAATCCTTCTGTTTAGGTATTTCCTTACCTGCGTCTATCCTCGGTACTTATCTATTTGCCACAGAAATCTTGATCCAAGACGGAGAAGTGCCACAATCTTTGTATGAGTGGGAAATTGCTGCATCCGAACCCACACCAGAACCCCAAGCCACACCCGATCGCTGGCAAGATGTGGAAAATACGGTTAATCAGGCTACTTCTTTAACGTCCACCGCACGAACCAAGGCTCAATGGCGTGAAGTAAAATCCTATTGGCAACAGGCGATCGCAACCCTCGATACCCTACCCCCCGATCATCCCCAGTTTACTCAGATTCCTAGCCTCAAAGCAGACTATCAACAGCAACTCGACACTGTTCAACAGACCCTCTGGGCCGATTCCACTCCTATGACACTCAACCACGTGATTCGTGGGAACCTCTCGCCTAAATCGATTGTACATTCAGGAAATGGTCTATTCTTCGCCCAAAATATGATGTATTCCCATACGGTCACCGTATACGACCGGGAGTATAATTTAGTCGGAACAATCAGCGATCGCGTCGATTTAGAAGCCTTTGGTCATACCGAATATAGCGGACTCTTTCAAGGATCGCCCGTAGAAGCCGCCTTTTCTCATAACGGTCAATATGCCTGGGTATCCAACTATCAAATGTACGGCCCCGGATTTAATCGTCCTGGAGATGATGTCTGTCATCCCGATGCCAACTTTGACCCCTCCACCCTCTATCGTATCAACACCGAAACCCTGCAAATTGAAAACGTCATCTGGGTGGGATCTGTACCCAAATATGTCGCCACTACCCCCAATAACCGCCTGGTTCTAGTTTCCAACTGGTGTAGCTGGGACTTAAGTATCATCGACACCCAACAGAATCAAGAAATTAAGCGTATTCCCCTTGATGCCTATCCACGGGGAATTGAAGTGGATGCCCAATCTCAATTTGCCTATGTTGCCATTATGGGATCGGATGATATTGCCAAAGTCAACCTCAATGACTATTCTGTGCAATGGTTTAACCAAGTGGGAGTCACTCCCCGTCACTTAAATTTAGACCCCTTAGAATCCTATTTGTATGTCAGTTTTAATCTGGATAACGAAGTCGGGAAACTAGACCTCAAAACTGGAGAAATTGTTAGTAAAGTTTCCACTGGAAGTGCCCCCCGCAGCATGGTCTTATCTGATGATGGACAATTTTTATATGTAGTCAATTACAATTCCGATACCCTGAGTAAGATTCGTACTCAGGATATGAAAGTCCTGCAAACAGTGTCCACAGAAGCGGCTCCCATTGGCGTAACCTATGACCCCGAAACCCATCAAGTTTGGGTGGCGTGTTATACGGGAAGTCTGATGATTTTTCAAGATTAG